The Chrysemys picta bellii isolate R12L10 chromosome 12, ASM1138683v2, whole genome shotgun sequence genome has a segment encoding these proteins:
- the LOC135974650 gene encoding olfactory receptor 14A16-like, whose protein sequence is MSNQTTVTEFLLLGFSDVRELQILHFVVFLLLYLASLLGNLLIITAIALDHHLHSPMYFFLMNLSILDFGSISVTIPKSMANSLTNTRSISYSGCVAQVFFYIFFASANFALLTIMAYDRYVAICQPLYYEMVMTRRAFVQMTASAWISGILNSVLHTGNTFAIFFCGGNRVDQFFCEIPQLLHLACSDSHLGEVVVISLSVPLFSICFAFIIVSYVQIYKAVLRIPSEQGRHKAFSTCLPHLIVVSLFLFTGTFAFLKPTSNSTSDLNLLVAVLYSVMPPIMNPVIYSFRNKDMKGALNKLIGWRLFRKNKMSVFRH, encoded by the coding sequence atgtccaaccaaaccaCCGTGACCGAAtttcttctcctgggattctctgacgtTCGGGAATTGCAGATTTtacactttgtggtgtttctacTGCTTTACCTGGCATCCCTGCTGGGGAAccttctcatcatcacagccataGCCCTCGACCACCACCTTCActcccccatgtacttcttcctgatgaatctgtccatcctgGACTtcggctccatctctgtcaccatccccaaatccatggctaATTCCCTCACGAACACCAGATCAATTTCTTATTctggatgtgttgcccaagtctttttTTACATATTCTTTGCTTCAGCAAATTTTGCCTTACTGACCATCATGGCATATGACCGATACgttgccatctgccaaccactgtaCTATGAGATGGTGATGACTAGGAGAGCTTTCGTCCAAATGacagccagtgcctggatcagtggtATTCTCAACTCTGTATTGCACACTGGGAACACGTTTGCGATAttcttctgtggaggcaacagggtggatcagttcttctgtgaaatcccccagctcctccaccttgcctgctcTGACTCACACCTCGGTGAAGTTGTTGTTATTTCTCTTAGTGTGCCTTTATTTTCAATCTGCTTTGCTTTTATAATTGTGTCTTATGTTCAGATCTACAAAGCAGTGCTGAGAATCccttctgagcagggccggcataaagcgttctccacctgcctccctcacctcattgtggtctcttTATTCCTTTTCACTGGCACCTTTGCCTTCCTGAAACCCACCTCCAACTCAACCTCAGATCTGAatctcttggtggctgttctctattcCGTAATGCCCCCAATAATGAATCCGGTCATCTACAGCTTCAGAAACAAGGACATGAAAGGTGCACTGAATAAACTGATAGGTTGGAGGTTATTCAGGAAGAATAAAATGTCTGTATTTCGCCACTGA